CAACCCGGCCCATCCTGACCTCGTGCACAAAAGGTATACCCCGCCTTTCACATTCCCTTCGGAAGGCCACAGCGCATTCTTCACACGAACTCGTGAATTCCCGGCTGATCAGCGAGCAGTACGGAGCGACCCGAGGCGATTCCTTGGGAAGGGGCAGCACGTTCAGCGCGACGATTTCGTATCCCATGCGCTCGGCGAAACCCAAGGCATAATCCATGACCGCTTTGGAAAAGCGGTCTTCATGTCCCACCACCAAGACCTTCCGGCGAGCTGAATCGACGGCGTTCATCACCTGACGGGCGGCTTCATGCATCCCCCCTTCCGCATAGGTGGCCGCCTCCATGTGGATCTCGAACGACTCCTTGATATTCCCCGCTTTCGTAATATCCACCTGCCGTCCATCAGGTCGTCGCTTCCCCGTGACCAAGCCCTTGATCTTCTTCAGCATGAAAATCCTCCTTCCATTAATGAGGCCCGCTTCTTAAACCGGCTGCGGCCCCGCAGTTCAGGTCCGGTACACTCGAGCACGCGGGCGCTGCCGCCGGTCCTTGCGCTTTTCGCTGCGCTGTTGATTCCTGACTTCCCGCGTTTGCTCCACGAAACCTTCGGCCGTTTTCCATTCGCCGGCTTCGGCAAAGGTGATCGCGGCCGCCATCGCCTGAAATCTCTCCTTCCACCGCTTCATGTCGCTCTCCTTT
This is a stretch of genomic DNA from Desulfoglaeba alkanexedens ALDC. It encodes these proteins:
- a CDS encoding universal stress protein codes for the protein MLKKIKGLVTGKRRPDGRQVDITKAGNIKESFEIHMEAATYAEGGMHEAARQVMNAVDSARRKVLVVGHEDRFSKAVMDYALGFAERMGYEIVALNVLPLPKESPRVAPYCSLISREFTSSCEECAVAFRRECERRGIPFVHEVRMGRVEDCIREVHNETRGIEFVISEPDVPPEVVQDGERWVIPVYSLAH